One genomic segment of Acetobacteroides hydrogenigenes includes these proteins:
- a CDS encoding MBL fold metallo-hydrolase, whose amino-acid sequence MKVTFLGTGTSQGVPIIACSCPVCQSDDLHDKRLRSSVLVEVDGVRILIDAGPDFRQQMLRERVKDLDAILLTHEHKDHVGGLDDVRAFNYVLNRPMDIYALERVLGHLKVEFSYVFSEKPYPGVPQMALHPIGPEPFMVKDVEVTPISVRHFRLPVSAYRIKDFTYITDANYISEEEKQKLSGTRVLVVNALRREDHISHFTLTQALELVDEVKPEVAYLTHISHQMGKYADVQRELPENVCLAYDGLTLRL is encoded by the coding sequence TTGAAGGTTACATTTCTAGGCACCGGCACCTCGCAAGGGGTGCCTATAATAGCCTGCAGCTGCCCTGTTTGCCAATCGGACGACCTGCACGATAAGCGCCTGCGCTCGTCGGTGCTGGTTGAGGTTGATGGCGTTCGCATTCTGATTGATGCTGGACCCGACTTTCGGCAGCAGATGCTCCGCGAGAGGGTAAAAGATCTGGACGCCATTCTGCTTACCCACGAGCATAAGGATCATGTTGGAGGGTTAGACGATGTTCGTGCCTTTAACTACGTGCTTAATCGGCCTATGGATATTTACGCCTTAGAGCGGGTGCTGGGGCATCTGAAGGTGGAGTTTTCGTATGTGTTTAGCGAGAAACCCTATCCTGGGGTGCCGCAGATGGCGCTTCACCCCATCGGCCCCGAGCCTTTTATGGTGAAGGATGTAGAGGTAACGCCCATCTCGGTACGGCACTTCCGTCTTCCCGTATCGGCCTACCGAATTAAGGATTTTACCTACATCACCGATGCCAACTACATCTCCGAAGAGGAGAAGCAGAAGCTGTCTGGAACGCGCGTGCTGGTGGTAAACGCGCTGAGGCGCGAAGATCACATCTCGCATTTCACCCTTACCCAGGCGCTGGAGCTGGTTGACGAGGTAAAGCCCGAGGTGGCCTACCTTACCCACATCTCGCACCAGATGGGAAAGTACGCCGACGTGCAACGCGAGCTCCCCGAAAACGTATGCCTGGCCTACGATGGGCTAACGCTGAGGCTCTAG
- a CDS encoding SAM-dependent methyltransferase — translation MSAVVYLIPTTLGDTPIENVIPQHVKDVVQNTRFFIVEELRTARRFISKLKLGIQIDTLTFYELNEHTNPTEVRKMLQPALDGNDIGIISEAGVPGVADPGADAVAEAHRLGIKVVPLVGPSSILMSLMASGLNGQNFAFVGYLPVKPAERVKAIKTLEQRSNRERQTQIFIETPYRNNHMLAALLETCHPDTRLCIAADITTETEFIVTKKIGDWRKQVPDLHKRPTVFLVLS, via the coding sequence ATGTCGGCAGTAGTTTACCTGATTCCAACCACGCTAGGCGATACCCCAATCGAGAATGTTATTCCGCAACATGTAAAGGATGTAGTACAGAACACCCGGTTCTTTATTGTTGAGGAGCTCCGCACCGCCCGCAGGTTTATTAGCAAGCTGAAGCTGGGAATTCAGATAGACACGCTTACCTTTTACGAGCTCAACGAGCACACCAACCCTACGGAGGTACGAAAGATGCTGCAGCCTGCTTTAGATGGAAATGACATCGGCATTATCTCGGAGGCTGGCGTACCAGGTGTTGCCGATCCCGGTGCCGATGCGGTTGCAGAAGCACACCGATTAGGGATTAAGGTGGTTCCATTGGTTGGTCCCTCGTCCATACTGATGTCGCTAATGGCATCGGGGCTCAATGGGCAAAACTTTGCCTTTGTGGGCTACCTCCCCGTAAAGCCTGCAGAGAGGGTTAAGGCCATCAAGACACTAGAGCAGCGCTCGAACCGCGAGCGCCAAACGCAAATCTTTATAGAAACTCCCTACCGCAACAACCATATGCTAGCAGCCCTGCTGGAGACCTGTCATCCCGATACCCGACTATGCATCGCCGCCGACATTACCACCGAAACCGAATTCATTGTGACAAAAAAAATCGGAGACTGGCGTAAGCAAGTCCCCGACCTTCATAAAAGACCAACCGTCTTTTTAGTACTTTCGTAG
- a CDS encoding FKBP-type peptidyl-prolyl cis-trans isomerase, producing the protein MHSYIKVLALAALAVGLFSCAQEEDVSSRTIEDRIIGAYVNQNPIWKNKTETGLYLNVLKEGTGVTPTITDWVMVKFTGKTLEGDYFHTTDTAVFNHLDYHVNYFHIVPDFLYMAGAMPQGFREALLKMKEGGKVDLLIPSYLGFGSYGAVKFGQMPLLPDAYVQANRPVTYQMELVKVISKPREYDSLLVDSYVSKNSGFVNIKDKAVYFREIEKGSAAASDTIGNGSKVYVHYAGYFLDNYCFDTNIKAISDTFAPYAPYGSASSTSADGDTLVVSMSATSSGVVKGFELALRKMTKGAKAEVVFTSTNGYGITGQSSSSSKPSIAPYAPLRFYIVVDKVENPVSTTTTTTAAAILPPKLLRKY; encoded by the coding sequence ATGCACAGCTATATTAAAGTATTGGCTTTAGCAGCCTTAGCAGTAGGGCTTTTCTCATGCGCTCAGGAAGAGGATGTCTCTTCGAGAACAATTGAAGATCGCATTATAGGTGCGTATGTTAATCAAAATCCTATATGGAAAAATAAAACCGAAACGGGTCTTTACTTAAACGTCCTTAAGGAAGGGACTGGTGTTACCCCTACTATAACCGATTGGGTTATGGTTAAGTTTACCGGAAAAACCCTTGAGGGAGATTACTTCCATACTACGGATACCGCTGTATTCAACCATCTAGACTATCATGTAAACTACTTCCACATTGTACCCGACTTTTTGTATATGGCAGGTGCAATGCCTCAAGGTTTTAGAGAGGCTCTTTTAAAAATGAAGGAGGGGGGAAAGGTTGATTTGCTTATTCCTTCCTACTTGGGCTTTGGCTCGTATGGTGCTGTTAAGTTTGGACAAATGCCGCTTCTTCCTGATGCCTACGTACAGGCTAATCGTCCGGTAACGTATCAGATGGAACTGGTTAAGGTTATCTCTAAGCCACGCGAATACGACTCGTTGCTGGTTGATTCTTACGTTAGTAAGAATTCTGGCTTTGTCAATATTAAGGATAAGGCAGTGTACTTTAGGGAGATTGAAAAGGGTAGTGCAGCAGCTAGTGATACCATTGGTAATGGATCGAAGGTGTATGTTCACTATGCAGGCTATTTCTTAGATAACTACTGCTTTGATACCAATATAAAAGCTATATCGGATACGTTTGCACCTTATGCTCCTTATGGTAGTGCTAGTTCTACTTCTGCCGATGGGGATACCTTGGTGGTAAGCATGTCGGCTACTAGTAGCGGTGTTGTTAAGGGTTTCGAACTTGCCTTACGTAAAATGACTAAGGGGGCGAAGGCCGAGGTTGTATTTACCTCAACCAACGGTTACGGGATTACCGGGCAGTCTAGCAGCTCCAGCAAGCCATCAATTGCTCCTTATGCTCCTCTGAGATTCTATATTGTAGTAGACAAGGTGGAAAATCCTGTATCGACAACAACAACAACAACTGCTGCTGCAATACTTCCTCCGAAGTTGCTACGAAAGTACTAA
- a CDS encoding FKBP-type peptidyl-prolyl cis-trans isomerase encodes MRFFRYTALAATFACVVGALSSCGKEETQTNSIEAQNALIASFIKITKLTDSVQKSGDIWFNRFKKGAGSAIQVGNKVTLHYVLSVVENSTTLRPFNTSIESVAKANSLDNPFAKYDPITVVVGKSGLPKGFDQGLLSLFDGDAAQLLFPSSYAYGGSAIGAVPANSAVGVRIYILKVER; translated from the coding sequence ATGAGATTTTTTAGGTATACAGCTTTAGCCGCTACGTTTGCTTGCGTTGTTGGTGCTCTTTCGTCGTGTGGCAAGGAGGAAACCCAAACCAACAGCATAGAGGCGCAGAATGCCCTTATAGCGTCTTTTATAAAAATAACGAAGCTTACCGATAGCGTCCAAAAGAGTGGAGATATATGGTTTAACCGATTTAAAAAGGGAGCAGGTTCTGCAATTCAGGTAGGCAATAAGGTGACGCTACACTATGTTCTTTCCGTTGTAGAAAACTCGACAACCCTTAGACCTTTTAATACCAGCATCGAGTCGGTTGCGAAGGCGAATTCACTCGACAATCCCTTTGCCAAATACGATCCTATTACGGTAGTCGTAGGGAAAAGCGGCCTTCCTAAAGGCTTCGATCAAGGGCTTCTCTCGCTGTTCGATGGCGATGCGGCTCAGCTTCTTTTCCCTTCTTCCTATGCGTACGGAGGTAGCGCAATAGGTGCAGTACCTGCCAACTCGGCTGTAGGGGTAAGGATTTACATTCTAAAAGTTGAAAGATAA
- a CDS encoding FKBP-type peptidyl-prolyl cis-trans isomerase produces the protein MLILVACSNGTEEGYVNHHTTNRVEEGKMLRANRYLNKKDMLVVEGYIERHGVRMALSDYGFYYRCVEKGGGPKIKEGSVVLYAYKIHLIDGTPLDSSGTELAQIIVDKSGGIAGLHEGLKLFSEGDSAQLIFTPHLAYGLLGDGEKIPSRATLVYDIRIKSVQ, from the coding sequence ATGCTGATTCTAGTAGCTTGTAGTAATGGGACGGAGGAAGGCTATGTAAATCATCATACCACCAATCGTGTTGAAGAAGGAAAAATGCTTCGGGCTAATCGCTACCTCAATAAAAAGGATATGCTAGTTGTTGAAGGTTATATTGAAAGGCATGGGGTAAGGATGGCTCTTTCTGATTATGGATTCTACTACAGGTGTGTAGAAAAGGGAGGTGGTCCGAAAATAAAAGAAGGATCGGTTGTACTTTATGCCTATAAGATACATTTGATTGACGGAACCCCTCTTGATTCGTCTGGTACTGAACTTGCTCAAATTATTGTTGATAAATCGGGAGGTATTGCAGGGTTGCACGAAGGGTTGAAGCTTTTTTCCGAAGGAGATAGTGCTCAACTTATTTTTACGCCCCATTTGGCCTATGGTTTATTGGGCGATGGCGAGAAAATTCCTTCGAGAGCAACGCTTGTTTACGATATCCGAATAAAAAGTGTGCAGTAG
- a CDS encoding DHH family phosphoesterase translates to MIDNSKLESLKKLLNDAECISIVTHPNPDGDAVGSSVGMCQILKNLGKEVYAIVPNSFPDFLAWMEEADKFLNFEKNPQEVINALGKSNLIICLDFNSLSRLNGMGEVVKEALAPKVLIDHHLYPEDDFILQFSELWVSSTCELVYHIAKGLDLLPMLSIGAAEALYAGIMTDTGSFSYSSSNPATFHVVADLLEMNIDKDKVHQVVYNTFSEERMRLMGYCLNEKMVVFREHKTAFIALTIKELNRFKHRSGDTEGLVNLPLSIKDVNFSVLFTEQTDGYVKLSLRSKGDFSVNEFSRKYFYGGGHKNAAGGRIQMKLPEVIKYFEICVRENADKIVKSI, encoded by the coding sequence GTGATAGATAACAGTAAGTTAGAAAGCTTAAAAAAACTACTGAACGATGCGGAGTGCATCTCAATAGTTACGCACCCAAATCCCGATGGAGATGCGGTTGGTTCTTCGGTAGGCATGTGCCAAATTTTGAAGAACTTGGGAAAGGAGGTTTATGCTATAGTGCCGAACTCGTTCCCAGACTTCTTGGCGTGGATGGAGGAGGCTGATAAGTTCTTGAATTTCGAGAAAAATCCGCAAGAGGTAATAAATGCTTTAGGCAAAAGCAATCTTATAATCTGTCTCGATTTTAATTCTTTGTCGAGACTAAACGGCATGGGAGAGGTGGTAAAGGAGGCTTTGGCACCTAAGGTGCTTATCGATCATCACCTATATCCCGAAGATGATTTTATACTACAATTCTCAGAGCTATGGGTTAGCTCAACCTGCGAACTGGTATACCACATTGCAAAGGGGCTTGACCTATTGCCTATGCTAAGCATTGGGGCTGCGGAAGCTTTGTATGCCGGAATAATGACGGATACAGGCTCTTTTAGCTACTCTAGCTCGAATCCTGCTACCTTTCATGTTGTTGCCGATTTGCTAGAGATGAACATCGATAAGGATAAGGTTCATCAGGTTGTGTACAATACATTTTCTGAAGAAAGAATGCGCCTTATGGGGTATTGCTTAAACGAGAAGATGGTGGTTTTTAGAGAGCATAAAACGGCATTCATAGCCTTAACGATTAAGGAACTCAACAGGTTTAAGCATCGATCTGGCGATACCGAAGGGCTTGTGAACCTGCCCTTGTCTATTAAGGATGTTAACTTTTCAGTGCTTTTTACGGAACAGACCGATGGCTATGTAAAGCTTTCGCTGAGATCGAAGGGCGACTTTTCTGTAAATGAATTTTCAAGAAAGTACTTTTATGGAGGCGGGCACAAAAATGCAGCCGGAGGTCGTATCCAAATGAAGCTGCCAGAGGTTATCAAGTATTTCGAAATTTGTGTGAGAGAAAATGCCGATAAAATTGTTAAAAGCATCTAG
- the ndk gene encoding nucleoside-diphosphate kinase — protein MSGNITFTIIKPDAVSKNYTEAIFEKIEKAGFEVLKRKDVCLTKELAENFYEIHKGQPFFAGLVEFMTSGPIVVAALKKGNAVEDFRATIGKTNPLEAAEGTIRKVYGEMVSRNAIHGSDSDENAQREIRFFFTPEEVEF, from the coding sequence ATGAGCGGAAATATCACATTTACAATTATCAAACCCGACGCAGTAAGTAAAAATTACACTGAAGCCATTTTTGAAAAGATCGAAAAGGCCGGTTTTGAAGTTTTGAAGAGAAAAGATGTTTGCCTAACCAAAGAGTTGGCGGAGAATTTTTATGAAATCCACAAAGGGCAACCTTTCTTTGCAGGATTGGTAGAGTTTATGACCTCTGGTCCAATTGTAGTAGCAGCCCTAAAAAAGGGAAATGCAGTGGAGGATTTTAGGGCAACTATTGGAAAAACAAATCCGCTTGAAGCCGCAGAGGGTACAATTCGAAAAGTATATGGCGAAATGGTCTCGCGTAATGCTATTCACGGCTCTGATTCCGACGAAAATGCACAAAGAGAAATTCGCTTTTTCTTTACCCCAGAAGAGGTAGAATTCTAG
- a CDS encoding DUF721 domain-containing protein: MKPGKTYSVSDILKSIFKDKKFEEGLLSAQIKREWPEIVGVKVASATGGMWVKERVLFVEVKSSIIRSELKLISNELVKVINRRMGEDAITDLIVR; this comes from the coding sequence ATGAAACCAGGAAAAACTTATTCGGTATCCGACATCTTAAAGAGCATCTTTAAGGATAAAAAGTTTGAAGAAGGACTGCTTTCCGCTCAGATAAAGCGCGAATGGCCTGAAATTGTGGGGGTAAAAGTTGCTTCTGCAACAGGAGGTATGTGGGTAAAAGAGCGGGTGCTTTTTGTGGAGGTAAAGTCGTCTATTATCCGGAGTGAATTGAAGCTAATTAGCAACGAACTAGTAAAAGTTATAAATCGGAGGATGGGGGAAGATGCCATCACCGATTTGATTGTTCGATAA
- the recF gene encoding DNA replication/repair protein RecF (All proteins in this family for which functions are known are DNA-binding proteins that assist the filamentation of RecA onto DNA for the initiation of recombination or recombinational repair.), whose protein sequence is MPMFLSRLNLVNFKNFASVEVEFCPKINCFVGDNGVGKTNMLDAIYFLSMCKSGWLMADSQCVKHGEPFFVVDGIYRRNEGDDKIYCGFKLGSGKVIKKNGKEYDRIADHIGSYPLVQISPADNNLVQESGEERRRFMNLVLSQIDRSYLVALQKYNRLLAHRNKLLKSNFTNGSSYEVLEVIDVQMVEVGSYIYRFRKKFVADLQPIFERYYATISESREVAGISYISHLINDDMKALLLKNYEKDCVLQHTSVGVHRDDLDLLLDGYSAKKMGSQGQQKTLLIALKLAQFELIRQSSGIKPILLLDDIFDKLDPRRVSKMIELVGNDLFGQIFITDSNKHRLEEALGVLLNDAYLFSVADGAVERKDILP, encoded by the coding sequence ATGCCTATGTTTTTAAGTAGATTGAACCTTGTAAATTTCAAGAATTTTGCTAGCGTTGAGGTAGAGTTTTGTCCCAAAATCAACTGCTTTGTGGGGGATAATGGCGTTGGTAAAACTAATATGCTGGATGCTATTTACTTCCTGTCGATGTGTAAAAGCGGATGGCTTATGGCCGACAGCCAATGCGTAAAGCATGGAGAACCGTTTTTTGTAGTGGATGGCATATATCGAAGGAATGAGGGGGACGATAAAATTTATTGTGGTTTTAAACTGGGGAGTGGGAAGGTTATAAAGAAGAATGGGAAGGAGTATGATAGAATCGCTGATCACATTGGTTCGTACCCTTTAGTCCAGATTTCGCCTGCTGATAATAATTTAGTTCAGGAGTCTGGAGAGGAGCGACGTCGGTTCATGAATTTGGTGCTTTCTCAAATTGATCGAAGCTATTTAGTTGCTCTTCAGAAGTACAATCGATTATTGGCCCATCGAAACAAGCTGCTTAAATCTAATTTTACCAATGGTTCATCTTACGAGGTGCTTGAGGTAATTGACGTTCAGATGGTGGAAGTTGGTTCTTACATATATAGGTTTCGAAAGAAATTTGTAGCGGATCTTCAGCCTATATTTGAACGTTACTATGCCACGATTTCAGAATCGAGAGAGGTTGCCGGGATCAGCTATATTAGCCATCTTATCAATGATGATATGAAAGCGTTACTTCTAAAAAACTACGAAAAGGATTGTGTTCTACAACACACTTCCGTAGGTGTACATCGAGATGATTTGGATCTTTTGCTTGACGGTTATTCGGCAAAGAAAATGGGGTCGCAAGGTCAGCAGAAAACGCTGCTGATTGCTCTTAAACTTGCGCAATTTGAGCTGATTCGACAGTCCTCAGGAATAAAGCCGATACTACTGCTCGACGATATCTTTGATAAACTTGATCCTAGGAGGGTGTCGAAGATGATAGAGCTAGTTGGAAATGATTTATTCGGACAGATATTTATAACCGATAGCAACAAGCATAGGCTTGAAGAGGCTTTAGGTGTACTTTTAAATGATGCCTACCTTTTTTCTGTTGCTGATGGTGCTGTAGAAAGAAAGGATATATTGCCATGA
- a CDS encoding tetratricopeptide repeat protein, translating to MSHEKKTHQEENLQAIEGALTKSEQFIEKYQKLLIYGFSAIVVIIGLFFGYKKLIAEPREEKALAQMASAQNYFEQGNYKSALEGNATGAGFAKIADEYSSTAAGNIANFYAGICELNLGQFQKALDHLNSYSSDNMIFAPLAEGAKGDAYVELKQLDKAASAYMKAATLSDNNFTAPQFLFKAAAVYEEQGNWKDALSNYENVKENYPQSVEATDVDKYITRAKLNINK from the coding sequence ATGTCGCACGAAAAGAAAACGCATCAAGAAGAAAACCTTCAGGCAATTGAGGGTGCTCTAACCAAATCTGAGCAGTTTATTGAAAAATACCAGAAACTATTAATCTATGGCTTTTCTGCCATAGTAGTAATTATAGGCTTATTCTTCGGATACAAGAAACTGATAGCCGAGCCAAGGGAGGAAAAAGCACTTGCCCAAATGGCTTCAGCACAGAACTACTTTGAGCAAGGAAACTACAAGTCCGCACTCGAAGGAAATGCAACAGGTGCTGGTTTTGCTAAAATCGCCGACGAATACAGTTCTACAGCAGCTGGTAATATTGCCAACTTCTACGCAGGCATTTGCGAGTTAAACCTAGGTCAATTCCAAAAAGCGCTAGATCACCTTAACAGTTACTCTAGCGACAACATGATATTTGCACCACTTGCCGAAGGAGCAAAGGGCGATGCTTACGTAGAGTTAAAGCAACTAGACAAAGCTGCTAGCGCATATATGAAGGCTGCTACTTTAAGCGACAACAACTTTACGGCTCCTCAGTTCCTATTTAAGGCTGCTGCTGTTTACGAAGAGCAAGGAAACTGGAAAGATGCGCTTAGCAACTACGAAAACGTTAAGGAGAACTATCCACAAAGCGTAGAGGCTACTGATGTTGACAAGTATATCACCCGCGCAAAGTTGAACATCAACAAGTAA
- the ribH gene encoding 6,7-dimethyl-8-ribityllumazine synthase: MATNLQNLSTEKGEIPSAKNMKFGIVVAEWNDNITDKLLEGCYNTLIKHGAVEKHIIVKRVPGTFELTIGAQFMAEYTEVDAIIALGCVIQGETRHFDFICQGVTQGITQVNTSYNIPVIFGVLTTDNLQQAQDRAGGKHGNKGDEAALTAIKMVALQNDMENHEKIFNF, translated from the coding sequence ATGGCTACTAATCTACAAAACCTCTCAACCGAAAAGGGGGAAATTCCATCTGCAAAAAACATGAAGTTTGGTATCGTTGTAGCAGAATGGAACGATAATATTACCGACAAACTCTTAGAAGGCTGTTACAACACCCTCATTAAGCACGGCGCGGTAGAAAAGCACATCATCGTGAAGCGTGTCCCCGGAACCTTTGAACTAACAATAGGAGCCCAATTTATGGCCGAATACACCGAGGTTGACGCCATTATTGCACTCGGATGCGTTATTCAAGGAGAAACCCGTCATTTCGATTTTATATGTCAAGGCGTAACCCAAGGCATTACCCAAGTAAACACTAGCTACAATATTCCGGTAATTTTTGGTGTGCTAACCACCGACAACCTCCAGCAAGCACAGGATCGTGCAGGCGGCAAACACGGCAACAAAGGAGATGAAGCCGCCCTTACAGCCATAAAAATGGTAGCACTGCAAAATGACATGGAAAATCATGAAAAAATTTTCAACTTTTAA
- a CDS encoding YebC/PmpR family DNA-binding transcriptional regulator: MGRAFEYRKARKLKRWGTMARTFTKLGKEIIMAVKSGGPDPVSNSRLRVLIQNAKAANMPKENVERAIKKATTKEQEDYKEIAYEGYGPHGIAIIVDTATDNPTRTVANVRSYFNKCNGSLGTSGSVSFMFEHKCHFKVKEKEGIDMEELELEMIDFGVDEIFADAEEGNIEIYGTFENFGNIQKYLEQNEFEIVSAEFERIPTDTKEVTAEQQADIEKLLAKFEEDDDVTNVFHNMKEAE, encoded by the coding sequence ATGGGAAGAGCATTTGAGTATCGCAAAGCACGTAAGCTGAAACGCTGGGGCACCATGGCTCGCACTTTTACCAAGTTAGGCAAAGAAATCATCATGGCGGTAAAATCGGGAGGTCCTGATCCTGTTTCGAATTCGCGCCTCAGGGTGCTGATTCAAAACGCCAAGGCTGCCAACATGCCCAAGGAAAATGTTGAACGTGCAATCAAAAAAGCAACAACTAAAGAACAAGAAGACTATAAGGAAATAGCCTACGAAGGGTATGGACCGCACGGTATCGCGATTATCGTAGATACTGCCACCGACAACCCAACACGTACGGTAGCAAACGTAAGAAGCTACTTTAACAAGTGTAACGGTTCGCTAGGTACATCAGGTAGCGTTTCTTTCATGTTCGAGCACAAATGCCACTTTAAGGTAAAAGAGAAAGAGGGTATTGACATGGAAGAACTCGAACTTGAGATGATCGACTTTGGTGTTGACGAAATTTTTGCCGATGCTGAAGAAGGTAATATCGAAATCTATGGAACTTTTGAAAACTTTGGAAACATACAAAAGTACCTTGAGCAAAACGAATTCGAAATCGTGAGCGCTGAATTCGAAAGAATCCCCACCGACACCAAGGAGGTTACCGCAGAGCAGCAAGCCGACATTGAAAAGCTACTTGCTAAATTTGAAGAAGACGATGACGTCACCAACGTTTTCCACAACATGAAGGAAGCAGAGTAA
- a CDS encoding L-threonylcarbamoyladenylate synthase, translating to MAYLGVDIESMKIAAEAIREGKLVSFPTETVYGLGADAFNPEAVARIFQEKERPSFDPLIVHISDIAQLYKLSRSVSSVVLRLAEHFWPGPLTMVLPKQPEVHDIVTSGLDTVAVRMPNHPIALQLISLSGTVIAAPSANKFGQLSPTHHRHVTKQLKGVDYVIQGGYTSVGIESSVVSVEEGRIQILRPGAVTAADIRAVLPEIEVVDFTKPVEDHLPSPGLLDSHYSPKKPLYITNSIGQFAGERFGYIAFSGDGAVEGPAVVRVLSKRGNYAEAATNLFGALHDMEESDVDFIVAEPIKEEGIGIAIMDRLKKAAFKYKTE from the coding sequence ATGGCATATTTAGGCGTCGATATAGAGTCGATGAAGATTGCTGCAGAGGCAATACGCGAGGGAAAGTTGGTGTCGTTTCCTACCGAAACCGTTTATGGTTTGGGAGCGGATGCGTTTAATCCAGAAGCTGTCGCACGAATCTTTCAGGAAAAGGAACGCCCTTCTTTTGATCCGCTAATTGTTCATATTTCGGATATTGCGCAGCTCTATAAGTTGTCCCGTTCTGTTTCTTCCGTGGTTTTGAGGCTGGCAGAGCACTTTTGGCCGGGACCGCTTACTATGGTGCTACCAAAGCAGCCCGAGGTTCACGATATTGTAACATCTGGGCTTGATACGGTTGCTGTACGCATGCCCAACCATCCGATTGCGCTACAGCTTATTTCGTTGTCGGGAACAGTGATAGCGGCACCAAGCGCCAATAAGTTTGGGCAGCTAAGCCCAACGCACCATAGGCATGTAACCAAGCAGCTAAAAGGAGTCGACTATGTAATACAGGGCGGTTATACTTCGGTTGGGATCGAATCGTCGGTAGTGTCGGTAGAGGAGGGGCGGATTCAGATCCTTCGTCCAGGTGCTGTTACAGCTGCCGATATTAGAGCCGTTTTGCCCGAGATCGAGGTTGTAGACTTTACTAAGCCTGTAGAAGATCATTTGCCTTCGCCGGGGTTGCTGGATAGCCATTACAGCCCTAAAAAGCCCCTTTACATTACGAACAGTATTGGTCAGTTTGCGGGGGAGAGGTTTGGCTATATTGCTTTCTCTGGTGATGGTGCCGTGGAAGGTCCTGCTGTTGTTAGGGTGCTTTCGAAAAGGGGAAACTATGCAGAGGCGGCAACCAACCTGTTTGGAGCCTTGCACGACATGGAAGAATCCGATGTCGACTTCATCGTGGCAGAGCCCATAAAGGAAGAGGGCATAGGAATCGCCATTATGGATAGGCTAAAAAAGGCCGCATTTAAGTATAAAACAGAGTAA